The DNA region CACACCGGTTTCCAGGAAGTCGTCGAGCGCCGCGGGATCGCCCTGGAACGGGTTGTCGATGGAGACTGTCGTCGTGATCGGCGCACCAACGGACTGGCCGGCGATCTTCTGCTGGTCCCAGCGTCCCAGCAGGCTGGCAAGGCTCACCGACCCGAGAACCGGGATCGAGTAGCCCGAGTTCCACCAGCTCGGTTGCGCCACCGTGTAGGAGATCGTGACGTTGATGGTGTCCGCGACGAGGATCGCTTCTCGATCCTCCTGCATGACCGCGGCGAGCGCATCCTCGAAAGCTTGCTGGTACTCCGGGTTGTCGACCAGCACCGGTTCCGTGCCGATCTGACCCCACTCCCGCGGCGTGTAGTACTGGTCGCGGTCCGAATTGGTCAGCTCATTGAGGTCGAGTTGCCCCAGCAAGGCCGTGATGTCAGCCGCGGACAGGTCCCCGAGGTCGATGTCGCCGAGGTTCAATCCGCCCAGGTTCGGGTTGTACCACTGCACCCACTGCGGGTTGAGTGCGACTCCGCCGGTACCCCACCCGATCAGGGTGGCAGCCGGCTTCTTCCGATCGTCGACGATCGCGTTGTAGAGCGCGTTGGCGTCGTTCTCGAAGTTGTTGACGCCCAGCCAATCCGGCGCCCCGACGATGTAGGTCGCGGCCTCCGCGGTAAACGGTGCGACGCTCACGGCGACGGCGCTGAGCACAGCCACGCCGCTGAGCGCGACCTTCGCTGCCGCGGTGCGGCCCAGCCGACGACGGCGCGCCCGCGCCCCCTCCTTGTTTGCTGGCATGAACGTGCGCATACAACTCCCCCATCTCGTCGGTGTCAGTGCTCGCCGAAATCGGCGATCGGCCTCAGCTTCAGCTCAGGTTGGTGCGGGCCTGCTCCCCGCGAGCCAGTGCATAGCTACTGGCTTGAAATACTCTGTCCGGCTCCATATTCCGAGCCTCAACGCTGCGGGGGGCGGCTACCGCCGCTTAACCCACGCGTTGTTTCAGTCGCTGCTCATCGACGTCGACCCCGACCTCTCAGGTAAATCTCAGGCTATTCACCCCGAAGCTACACGGCGATCGCGTCCCGCGCACCCGCAATTGCCGGTTGCTGACCAAACTCATTGCAGACGCAAGCATTCACGTTGACGTCCACGTAAGCCGAACCCGCCGACTTGTCGCCCCACGCAGCTTCGGGCCCGAAAATTCTTGGCCCGCTTAAAGATTGCTATGTGTGCAGCGGCTGACGGTTTGGCGAGGTCACGCTGATCAGGTCCAGGTCAGGGCTGGTTGCCTCTTTGGTCGCATCGGGCGACCGCGGTTGCCCGGGCCGCCCGAGACCCCACCGTGCACCGCCGACTGCGGCTGGGCGACGCGGCGCGAAATTTCGTGTCAAACCTCGACACGGCGCAGACCGGTGCGGGCGGCCCCGAAAACGGGACACCGCCCCCGGCCGAAGCCGGAGGCGGTGTCTCCCCCACGTCGTACGCGCGGGTTACGCGGCGTCGCTCTTGTTCTTGTTCTTGCTGTCGTTGTCCGACTGGGTCGCCGCGCCGTTCCCGTTGTTCTTCTTCTCGCCGCCGCGCAGCTTGTTGACGCCGTTGTCGACGTCCTTCTTCAACCGGTCGACACGGTTCTGCACGTTGGCGCCGACCTGCTTGGCCGCGCCCGCGACGTCACCGTCGCGGAGCTTCTCGCCCACCAACGCCGCACGCTCATTGGCCTTGCGCAGGCTGTTCTGCGTCTTGGTCACCCGCTTCTCGACGCGCTCGTTCGCATCGGCGGCCGCGGCCTGCAGGGCCTTGCGCGGGTTGAGTGCGTCGGCGACCTTCACCGCACGGTCGAGACCTTCGGTGTTCGTGAACAAGTCGGTGACCACGCTGCCCTCGGGGATGGGCTGCGTCTCGACGTCGGCAACTTCATCCGCTGGCGCTGTCGCGCGGGTGGCGGTCGAGGACCCCTCGTTCTGATCTTCGGCGACCCCAAGTCCGGAAAGACCGCCCAGGTCCCCTGCCGCTCCGGCCGGGTTTCCGCCGACGAGGTTGTTGAACGCCCGGTTGCCATCCATCAAGGGACCGGAGAGATCGATACCGAGATCCCGGATACTGTCGCCGGCGCTCGCGAGGAGGTTGTCGGCTTCCTTGGTCGCCTCGTCGAGCTGCTTCGCGAACGCGACCAGTGCCTCGTTGCTGTCGACCGCATCGAACAGCGGGTTCAGTTGCGTCTTCAGCTCTAGCAGCGCCTCCCGCACGAAGCCCGCGACCGCGACGGTCAGCGCATTGCGGTACACGGCGTCGCCGATGGCGGAACTGCCGAACAGGGTTAGATCCTGGGCTTCCGGGTTGAACAGGTTTCCGGTGAGACCCGTCGAAACCCCGTCGCCGATCAGCGCATTGAACAACGCCTGGGGCGCCTGCAGGCCGGCTTCGAAGCTCACGGGGTTGGTCCAGAACTTCGCCTGGGTGCCCGCCTCGTCAAAGCCGCGGACGAAGGTCGGGATCTCCCCGACCCCGGCGCCGGTCAGGTTCACATCCTGGTAACCCATTGCAACCAGCTGAGTCAGGAAATCGTTGAAGGATTCGCTGCCCGGCGTAGAGATGTCGAAGCCGGGGAGATAGCTGATGGTCCGCGGCAGGAATTGGAACGGCTCGAGCAGCGGCAGGTTTCCGGAGTCGTAGGTGATGTACATGTTGCCGTCGGCGGCATCGGTGTCGATGTGGAACAGGTCGGTGATGTTGCCGGCCGCCAGCAACTGCAGCACGGTGTCCAAGCCGATGTCGCCGCTGACGATGTCCTCGATCACGCCGGCGAACTGCTCGACGTTCTGCGGGATCAGGTACGTGGGCATGAACGCTCCGGTGACGGAGTTCGCCCAGGCGGCCGGACTGAAGACCGTCGACGGTGCATCGGACATGATGTCGTAGGCCGCGGTGATGTCCCAGAACGTGACGTTGCCGTTGCCCTCGCGGCCGTCGACGTTGGACATGTTGATGCCGACCAGGCTCGACAGCGGGGTCAGCATCGCCAGCATGCCGCCGCCCGGCCGCGACGTGTTCCGGATCGGGATGATCAGGACGACGGTCTTCGCGAACTGCGATTCATTCAGGAACGACGGTGCGGTGATCGCCGCGTTGGTCCCGCCCAGGCCGAAGGTCGGGATGATCGCGATGCGGTCGGCCGAGGAGAAGAAGAGGCTGAGGTCCAGAAGGGTGATCGGCGGGATGAGCGGCGGCAGACCGGGGATCGTGACGTCGATATCGGTCGTCGCCCCCGGAACGTTCAGCGGCACGTTCTGCAGCAGATCGACCAGTGCAGCCAGGTCGTCGGGCAGCACCCCGCCCGGAACCAGGTCCAGCAGGTCCGTCCCGAGCATCGCATTTTTGAGCACCGTTAAAAGCAATTGAGTCGAGAGGTCGCCCTGCAGGCCGGCAACTGCGTCATACGTTCCGGCGGGACCGAGAGCGGGGACAGCGATCTCCGGCAAGCCGATATTGATGCCGGCCCCCAGCGCCAATGCGGGGATATTGATCCCGTTGGGGAGTAGTGGAGGAATTGGCGGCAGGTTTACGGCCGGAAGATTGGGCAGCAGACCCGCCGGCAGCACCTGAATCCCGCCCTGCGCGGCCTCGAGCGCCGCGGCCAGCGTATTCAGGGTGGCGCGGAAGGCCTCACCCTGTTCGCCGGGGATCAACGCAGCCATGGCGCCCAGGGTCCGGAGCGCGCCCTCGGGCGTGCCGGCACCCAGCATCCGGGCGATCTGCGCTCCCGGTCCCACGGGGTAGATCCCGATCGACGCCGACAGCGAGACGTCCTCGGTCAGCGACGCGGCGATCGTCTGGTCGCGATCGGCCAGCACCGCGGTGGACGCGGCCGTGGTTCCGCCGATGGTCAACGCAGCCGTGGCGGCCATCGCGGCGGCGGTGACCGCCGCAGCTTTGGCCTTGCGCAGCTTGGGCGGGGTGGGTACCGAGGTCGTCATTGACCCTCCTGGCAGAGTGTGAGCTGGATTACAAACTGTCGACACTGTAGCAAATAGGTCTCAGCTAAATCTCAGCATAGCCAGCTTCCACTCAGAAACACGAAAAATACCTGGTGGGAGGATCGTTAGCGCCCGCTAAGGAATCGATGGAGCAGGCCCGAATATCCCCACTTAGTAGAATGCGCAATATTTCAGCAAAATCTTAGACGGCGACGAAATCCGTAGCTCAGATCCGCGGCGGTCGGGCGCGTTTCCCGGCCGGGACGGGTCGCGGGCCACCGCTCGGCGACGGATTTCACCCTCGCCGCCGTCGCCCTGGCCCGGCGGCGGCGGGCACGCGGAGATCGAGCCGGCCCGGCATGCCCCACAACGGGCACCGCCTCCGGTCCGAAGACCGGAGGCGGTGTTCCTCCCCCCGTGTGTTTTGGATGC from Mycolicibacterium sp. MU0053 includes:
- a CDS encoding PE-PPE domain-containing protein, which translates into the protein MTTSVPTPPKLRKAKAAAVTAAAMAATAALTIGGTTAASTAVLADRDQTIAASLTEDVSLSASIGIYPVGPGAQIARMLGAGTPEGALRTLGAMAALIPGEQGEAFRATLNTLAAALEAAQGGIQVLPAGLLPNLPAVNLPPIPPLLPNGINIPALALGAGINIGLPEIAVPALGPAGTYDAVAGLQGDLSTQLLLTVLKNAMLGTDLLDLVPGGVLPDDLAALVDLLQNVPLNVPGATTDIDVTIPGLPPLIPPITLLDLSLFFSSADRIAIIPTFGLGGTNAAITAPSFLNESQFAKTVVLIIPIRNTSRPGGGMLAMLTPLSSLVGINMSNVDGREGNGNVTFWDITAAYDIMSDAPSTVFSPAAWANSVTGAFMPTYLIPQNVEQFAGVIEDIVSGDIGLDTVLQLLAAGNITDLFHIDTDAADGNMYITYDSGNLPLLEPFQFLPRTISYLPGFDISTPGSESFNDFLTQLVAMGYQDVNLTGAGVGEIPTFVRGFDEAGTQAKFWTNPVSFEAGLQAPQALFNALIGDGVSTGLTGNLFNPEAQDLTLFGSSAIGDAVYRNALTVAVAGFVREALLELKTQLNPLFDAVDSNEALVAFAKQLDEATKEADNLLASAGDSIRDLGIDLSGPLMDGNRAFNNLVGGNPAGAAGDLGGLSGLGVAEDQNEGSSTATRATAPADEVADVETQPIPEGSVVTDLFTNTEGLDRAVKVADALNPRKALQAAAADANERVEKRVTKTQNSLRKANERAALVGEKLRDGDVAGAAKQVGANVQNRVDRLKKDVDNGVNKLRGGEKKNNGNGAATQSDNDSKNKNKSDAA